In Cherax quadricarinatus isolate ZL_2023a unplaced genomic scaffold, ASM3850222v1 Contig1393, whole genome shotgun sequence, one DNA window encodes the following:
- the LOC128696178 gene encoding uncharacterized protein: MTLSYTNTGRLPRLDTLRQDDYLQEPSPRDLRGANYSRLHDIYRSLPYTREKVTLLPLLDEDDHPLPYYVSGEVVLPALAEVPWRADERRKLRALLETLNSDKSLQTALLNDLIDDTTQEEVVALCSTVIEERKYKAERDKTVAGLVEEVFVMPEVQRQVNLSVWSLLFDISRTLPHEEYLQLKKKEDRLFLDPVARAALLSHVLEEDNRVEGMKEEKILSEVPWDVLAFNYHKDLQKKALSSNTALKMLQARLVIQAAREEIFQEGLLDALEEDLKQRDEYEKLTTPPRQG, from the exons ATGACGCTcagttacaccaacactggtcgACTTCCCAG ACTCGACACGCTTCGCCAAGACGACTACCTGCAGGAACCTTCTCCACGGGACCTACGGGGGGCCAACTACTCCAGGCTGCACGACATATACCGCTCCCTCCCTTACACCAGAGAGAA GGTAACACTTCTGCCGCTGCTTGACGAAGACGATCACCCGCTGCCCTACTATGTCTCCGGGGAAGTGGTCCTCCCTGCTCTGGCTGAGGTCCCGTGGAGAGCAGACGAGAGAAGGAAACTAAGAGCGCTTCTCGAG ACACTCAACAGCGACAAGTCGTTGCAGACTGCACTTCTGAACGATTTGATTGACGACACCACACAGGAGGAGGTTGTCGCTCTCTGCTCCACAGTCATCGAGGAGAGGAAATACAAG GCGGAGAGAGACAAGACAGTGGCGGgtctggtggaggaggtgttCGTGATGCCTGAGGTGCAGCGTCAGGTCAACCTCAGTGTGTGGTCGCTTCTCTTCGATATCAGCCGCACTCTCCCTCACGAAGAGTACCTCCAACTTAAGAAAAAGGAAGATAGGCTCTTCCTGGATCCAGTGGCCCGTGCGGCGCTGCTCTCCCACGTGCTAGAG GAAGATAACCGGGTAGAAGGCATGAAGGAGGAGAAGATACTGTCAGAGGTCCCGTGGGACGTGCTAGCCTTCAACTATCACAAGGACCTACAGAAGAAAGCCCTCTCCAGTAACACCGCACTCAAGATGCTGCAG GCGCGGCTGGTGATACAAGCGGCGAGGGAGGAGATATTTCAGGAAGGTCTACTGGACGCCCTCGAGGAAGACCTTAAGCAAAGAGACGAATATGAGAAGCTCACCACGCCTCCCCGCCAAGGGTAG
- the LOC128696127 gene encoding uncharacterized protein has protein sequence MSFAGDPVFSACTTDGRELECACVVVGAALVVLVIICACVCLRRQASGTLAPRPQVHYKHQPPETQSPGPASTDLSSAHVSDDYKSGSEGDPSQSTQPRFSTHESENSLYLEFTNKPR, from the exons ATGTCGTTCGCTGGCGATCCTGTTTTCTCTGCCTGTACAACTG ATGGTCGTGAGTTGGAGTGTGCATGTGTGGTTGTAGGCGCCgccctggtggtgctggtgatcatCTGCGCCTGTGTCTGCCTCAGGAGACAAGCGTCAGGTACTCTCGCTCCCAGGCCTCAGGTACACTATAAGCACCAACCACCAG AAACTCAGAGTCCGGGTCCTGCCTCCACTGACCTCAGCTCTGCTCATGTGAGTGACGATTACAAATCGGGTTCTGAAGGAGACCCCTCTCAGTCTACACAACCCCGCTTCTCCACACACGAGAGTGAGAATAGCTTGTACTTGGAGTTCACTAACAAGCCTCGGTAG